In one window of Acidovorax sp. HDW3 DNA:
- a CDS encoding IS91 family transposase, whose product MQARPALEVADIFRAHGPAWRDAQRGHLSLAQLKVMSAITQCRTAALGGHALRCDGCGLDQVSYNSCRNRHCPKCQSSAAKRWLDARQADLLPVEYYHVVFTLPAPIADIAYQNKAALYGLLFDIAAETLLRIAADPKHLGAHIGATLVLHTWGSALTHHPHVHGIVPGGGLAPDGKTWVACQPGFFLPVRVLSRLFRRRFLEELQRLHDGGKLRFFGEHAALAETAAFKAWLAPLRRCEWVVYAKRPFAGPQAVLAYLSRYTHRVAISNSRLLAMDERGVIFRWKDYRAKDGAKGKTRHKAMTLSPQEFMRRFLLHVLPGGFHRIRHYGLLANSRRRDNLALARELLQVTPPPPQAPAADGLDSPRPTFVCAHCGHAMTVLQIFLRDCSIRAPPAP is encoded by the coding sequence GTGCAGGCGCGACCCGCCCTGGAGGTCGCCGACATCTTCCGTGCCCATGGACCCGCCTGGCGTGACGCCCAGCGCGGCCACCTGAGCCTGGCGCAGCTCAAGGTGATGTCGGCCATCACCCAGTGCCGCACAGCGGCACTGGGTGGCCATGCCCTGCGCTGCGACGGGTGTGGCCTGGATCAGGTTTCGTACAACTCCTGCCGCAACCGGCACTGCCCGAAGTGCCAGAGCAGCGCGGCCAAGCGGTGGCTGGATGCGCGCCAGGCCGATCTGCTGCCGGTGGAGTACTACCACGTGGTCTTCACGCTGCCGGCGCCGATCGCCGACATCGCGTACCAGAACAAGGCGGCGCTGTACGGATTGCTGTTCGACATCGCCGCCGAAACGCTGCTCCGTATCGCGGCCGATCCCAAGCACTTGGGCGCCCACATCGGCGCCACGCTGGTGCTGCACACCTGGGGCTCGGCGCTGACCCACCATCCGCATGTGCACGGTATCGTGCCAGGCGGCGGGTTGGCGCCCGACGGCAAGACCTGGGTAGCCTGCCAGCCGGGGTTCTTCCTGCCGGTGCGTGTGCTGTCGCGGCTGTTCAGGCGCCGCTTCCTGGAGGAACTGCAGCGCTTGCACGATGGCGGCAAGCTTCGCTTCTTCGGCGAACACGCAGCACTGGCCGAAACCGCTGCATTCAAGGCCTGGCTTGCGCCGCTGCGCAGGTGCGAGTGGGTGGTCTATGCCAAGCGGCCATTCGCCGGACCGCAGGCGGTGCTGGCCTACCTGTCGCGCTACACGCACCGCGTGGCCATCTCCAACAGCCGGCTGCTGGCGATGGACGAGCGCGGTGTCATCTTCCGCTGGAAGGACTATCGAGCCAAGGACGGCGCCAAGGGCAAGACGCGCCACAAGGCGATGACGCTGAGCCCGCAGGAATTCATGCGCCGCTTCCTGCTGCATGTGCTGCCAGGCGGCTTCCACCGGATCCGGCACTACGGCCTGCTGGCCAACAGCCGCCGGCGGGACAACCTGGCGCTGGCGCGCGAGTTGTTGCAGGTGACACCGCCACCGCCGCAAGCGCCGGCCGCCGATGGGTTGGACTCGCCACGTCCGACCTTTGTCTGCGCGCACTGCGGCCACGCGATGACGGTGCTGCAGATCTTCTTGCGCGACTGCTCGATTCGGGCGCCGCCGGCACCATGA
- a CDS encoding DUF2958 domain-containing protein yields MTKLITDEQRAQLLANGRQSLEQEGFDPAPVLKLFTPDAGATWLLTEMDPDEHDHVFGLCDLGLGYPELGWVSLAELATVRGRLGLPVERDLHFTSQKRLSAYAREARLAGRIVA; encoded by the coding sequence ATGACGAAGCTCATTACGGACGAACAACGCGCGCAACTGCTGGCCAACGGCCGGCAGTCCCTCGAACAAGAAGGCTTCGACCCTGCTCCAGTGCTCAAGCTGTTCACCCCGGACGCCGGTGCGACCTGGCTGCTGACCGAGATGGACCCGGACGAACACGACCACGTGTTTGGGCTGTGCGACCTGGGTCTGGGCTATCCCGAGTTGGGCTGGGTCAGCTTGGCAGAACTTGCGACTGTGCGCGGCCGGCTGGGACTTCCAGTGGAACGGGACCTGCACTTCACTTCGCAGAAGCGGCTGAGTGCCTACGCGCGTGAGGCGCGGCTTGCGGGGAGGATTGTGGCGTAG
- a CDS encoding LysR family transcriptional regulator, producing MDRFDAMQAFVRVVETGSFTKAAQTLHMSKTTVTQLVQQLEARLRVKLLNRTTRQVHITADGAAYYERAVRLLVDLDDAETSLSSAAAFPKGRLRVDIPSPLACMLLVPAFPEFHARYPELQIEMGVSDRMVDLIGDNVDCVVRGGEVSEQSLIARHVGDMYLGVYAAPRYLQRVTNPTHPSDLESDPHRIVGFLSSRTAKLLPCTLRQGDRCIEIKGKYALAVDDGNAYLAAGLAGVGVLWLPHYMAKHHLARGELVHLFEEWALDPMPIYLAFHPNRHVSAKLRVFIKWVIELMAEHAPMAANSEGQENTSGLR from the coding sequence ATGGACCGTTTTGATGCAATGCAGGCCTTTGTGCGCGTGGTGGAAACGGGCAGCTTTACCAAGGCTGCGCAGACCTTGCACATGAGCAAAACCACGGTGACACAGCTGGTGCAGCAGTTGGAGGCAAGGCTACGCGTCAAATTGCTCAACCGCACCACGCGCCAAGTCCACATCACCGCCGATGGCGCTGCCTACTATGAACGGGCAGTGCGCCTGTTAGTGGATCTGGACGATGCCGAGACCAGCTTGTCCAGCGCCGCAGCGTTTCCCAAAGGGCGGCTGCGTGTGGATATCCCCAGTCCCTTGGCATGCATGCTCTTGGTTCCAGCTTTCCCGGAATTCCACGCCCGTTATCCGGAGCTTCAGATCGAAATGGGCGTCAGCGATCGCATGGTCGACCTGATCGGGGACAACGTGGATTGCGTGGTACGGGGCGGCGAAGTCTCGGAGCAATCGCTGATCGCTCGCCATGTGGGTGACATGTACCTTGGCGTTTATGCGGCTCCCAGATACCTGCAGAGGGTCACAAACCCAACGCACCCCTCAGACTTGGAGTCCGACCCTCACCGCATCGTTGGCTTTTTGTCGTCACGCACCGCCAAGCTGTTGCCTTGTACCCTGCGCCAGGGAGATAGGTGCATCGAAATCAAAGGCAAATACGCTCTGGCTGTTGATGATGGCAACGCCTACCTTGCTGCTGGCTTGGCAGGCGTGGGGGTGCTTTGGCTGCCGCATTACATGGCCAAGCACCACCTGGCGCGTGGCGAACTCGTGCACTTGTTTGAAGAATGGGCGCTTGACCCGATGCCGATCTACCTGGCCTTTCACCCGAACCGCCATGTGAGTGCCAAGTTGCGTGTGTTTATCAAGTGGGTCATTGAGCTGATGGCAGAACATGCACCTATGGCAGCCAATTCAGAAGGCCAAGAGAATACTTCGGGTTTGCGCTGA
- a CDS encoding nucleotidyltransferase, whose amino-acid sequence MTTNPPNNITFTTRLQKSLGMTRDAGRWEQLIMSLLRRLELDKVDRAKAIKQYELLADDIATKLDIPRHNVDVYSQGSMRTQTTIRPRGNAKFDIDIMVELSGPKYNNPDSEAMFEDFGKALEGNEEVTGAPDPRRRCWRLQYPGEAFYFDVTPAVADMYKTYGAGLRVRDPDTVWSPSNPKEFADWFCERADLRFEFQQEAVLSSVVEARKSVDPLPSAPVGIDDILRRAVQLMKLHRDNFYFYASPDQKDTMPISVIIVTLATQAFENIWRTRRHSFNSPIEVVLAIVEEMPDYIKRDAAGRFYVENPKLSTENFADRWNSDQGARAREFKRWHKQLETHLEALLTDEYSRSTEEKLRGVFGQAGVDAWRDSLGSSTESTPLLKSLVVASGGQVANPNVATPVSHRTNTLA is encoded by the coding sequence ATGACTACGAACCCGCCAAACAACATTACGTTCACCACTCGCTTGCAGAAGTCTTTGGGCATGACGCGAGATGCCGGCCGTTGGGAGCAACTCATCATGTCCTTGCTTCGGCGACTTGAGCTCGACAAGGTCGATCGCGCCAAGGCCATCAAGCAATACGAGCTCTTGGCAGATGACATCGCCACCAAGCTGGACATTCCGCGCCATAACGTGGATGTCTATTCGCAGGGGTCGATGCGCACACAGACCACCATCCGCCCTCGAGGCAATGCGAAGTTTGATATCGACATCATGGTGGAGCTGTCCGGGCCGAAGTACAACAACCCTGACTCAGAAGCGATGTTTGAAGATTTTGGGAAAGCCCTTGAGGGCAACGAAGAAGTTACCGGTGCCCCAGATCCACGGCGTCGTTGCTGGCGATTGCAGTACCCGGGAGAGGCGTTCTATTTCGACGTGACGCCGGCAGTGGCGGACATGTACAAAACCTATGGCGCAGGCCTGCGGGTAAGAGACCCCGATACAGTCTGGAGTCCGTCGAATCCGAAGGAGTTTGCTGACTGGTTTTGCGAACGCGCCGACCTGCGGTTTGAATTTCAGCAAGAAGCAGTGTTGTCTTCGGTGGTCGAGGCCCGTAAGTCAGTCGACCCCCTTCCCAGCGCCCCTGTTGGGATCGACGACATCCTGCGTCGAGCCGTCCAGTTGATGAAGCTGCATCGTGACAACTTCTACTTCTACGCGAGCCCCGACCAGAAAGACACGATGCCGATCTCGGTCATCATCGTGACCCTGGCGACCCAAGCGTTTGAGAACATCTGGCGAACCAGGCGTCACAGCTTCAATTCGCCTATTGAGGTGGTGCTTGCCATCGTGGAGGAGATGCCCGACTACATCAAGCGTGATGCAGCAGGTCGCTTCTATGTGGAAAACCCGAAGCTCTCCACGGAGAATTTCGCGGATCGTTGGAATAGTGATCAAGGGGCCCGTGCACGCGAATTCAAGCGTTGGCACAAGCAACTGGAGACGCACCTCGAGGCACTGCTCACAGATGAGTATTCCAGGAGCACTGAAGAGAAGCTGCGCGGCGTGTTCGGGCAAGCCGGGGTTGATGCGTGGCGCGACAGTCTCGGCAGTTCGACCGAGTCCACGCCGCTGCTCAAGAGCTTGGTTGTGGCATCCGGGGGGCAGGTGGCCAATCCGAATGTTGCAACGCCCGTCAGCCATCGCACCAACACGTTGGCGTAA
- a CDS encoding RidA family protein produces MSVRNVIFPAGRQALYEQNRYSPAIKSNGFLFVSGQVGSRPDGSPETDLTKQVRLAFENLNSILDSAGCTFDDVIDVTVFIVDPEKNLEAIWSVIHEFWGPAPHPTLTGVGVTWLYGFQFEIKVIAKLSGV; encoded by the coding sequence ATGTCAGTCCGCAATGTTATTTTTCCAGCTGGGCGCCAAGCGCTCTATGAGCAAAACCGCTACTCGCCAGCCATCAAGTCCAATGGATTTTTGTTTGTGTCAGGCCAAGTGGGCAGCAGACCTGATGGCTCGCCCGAAACGGATCTGACCAAGCAGGTTCGACTGGCGTTTGAAAACCTAAATTCCATCCTGGACTCAGCTGGCTGCACCTTTGACGACGTCATTGACGTCACGGTTTTCATCGTTGATCCCGAGAAAAATCTGGAAGCCATCTGGTCAGTGATTCATGAATTCTGGGGTCCTGCCCCCCACCCTACGCTGACGGGCGTTGGCGTGACCTGGCTCTATGGCTTCCAATTCGAAATTAAGGTCATCGCCAAGCTTTCAGGGGTCTAG
- a CDS encoding DUF736 domain-containing protein has translation MANIGTFTAQNGSYTGTVRTLTLNVKVRLVPSDKTSENAPDYRVVAGNGLEIGAAWKKLSKAERPYLSVTLDDPSFPATLYARLVEGEDGAHNLIWSRSKGD, from the coding sequence ATGGCCAACATCGGCACCTTCACCGCACAGAACGGCAGCTACACCGGCACGGTTCGCACCCTGACGCTCAACGTCAAGGTCCGGCTCGTGCCCAGCGACAAGACAAGCGAGAACGCTCCGGACTACCGCGTCGTCGCCGGCAACGGGCTGGAGATCGGCGCGGCGTGGAAGAAGCTCAGCAAGGCGGAACGTCCCTACCTGTCCGTTACCCTGGATGACCCGTCGTTCCCTGCCACCCTCTATGCCCGCCTGGTCGAAGGCGAGGACGGCGCGCACAACCTGATCTGGTCGCGCAGCAAGGGCGACTGA
- a CDS encoding AlpA family transcriptional regulator: MPYVMQLTGLGRSTIYRLMANQQFPYPVRVGVRAVAWRRSELDEWSETRPVASH, translated from the coding sequence ATGCCATACGTCATGCAGTTGACCGGTCTCGGTCGCTCAACGATCTATAGGCTCATGGCCAACCAACAGTTCCCCTACCCGGTTCGTGTCGGGGTGCGTGCAGTGGCTTGGCGCCGCAGCGAACTTGATGAGTGGAGCGAGACGCGTCCAGTGGCATCGCACTGA
- the bla gene encoding class A beta-lactamase gives MQRRTFSSIMVCSALGAVAIHPKKTLASALQTQMAASLKQLEAKAQGRLGVHVVDTGSGQEFGYRSDELFMMLSSFKLLASALVLARVDRGEESLERRIPYRKQDLVPWSPVTDAHADGDGLTLAQLCHATITTSDNTAANLILASFGGPEALTTFARQIGDNVTRLDRNEPDLNMRLGTNSLDTTSPRAMAMSMKKVLVGDVLAPSSRKLLREWLIANTTGGKRLKAGLPVGWTIGDKTGTNKSDANDIGILFPPQRPPILVTAYLADSSASSQIKDETLAEVGMLATTNMR, from the coding sequence ATGCAACGACGTACCTTTTCTTCCATCATGGTGTGCTCCGCCCTCGGAGCTGTCGCTATTCACCCCAAGAAAACCTTGGCTTCTGCTCTTCAAACGCAGATGGCGGCTTCCCTGAAGCAACTCGAGGCCAAAGCTCAAGGTCGCCTTGGTGTACATGTGGTCGACACGGGCAGCGGCCAGGAGTTTGGATACCGATCAGACGAGCTATTCATGATGCTCAGCTCGTTCAAGTTGTTGGCGAGTGCACTTGTACTGGCTCGCGTTGATCGAGGTGAGGAGTCGCTTGAGCGGCGCATTCCCTATCGCAAGCAGGATTTGGTGCCGTGGTCTCCTGTGACAGACGCTCACGCTGATGGTGACGGTCTCACGCTGGCCCAACTCTGTCATGCCACGATCACGACCAGCGACAACACAGCGGCGAACCTCATTCTGGCAAGCTTCGGAGGGCCTGAAGCACTGACCACATTTGCACGTCAAATTGGCGACAACGTCACGCGACTCGATCGCAACGAGCCTGACCTGAATATGCGCCTCGGAACGAACTCCCTTGATACGACGTCGCCTCGGGCGATGGCCATGAGTATGAAGAAAGTGCTCGTTGGCGATGTGCTTGCACCCTCATCACGAAAATTGCTTCGGGAATGGCTGATTGCCAACACGACAGGCGGAAAACGCCTCAAAGCAGGACTTCCAGTCGGTTGGACCATCGGGGATAAGACCGGCACCAATAAAAGCGATGCCAATGACATCGGAATCCTATTTCCGCCACAGCGCCCCCCCATCCTTGTGACGGCCTATCTCGCAGACAGTTCGGCAAGCAGCCAGATCAAAGACGAGACGCTTGCAGAGGTGGGCATGCTCGCGACCACCAATATGCGATGA
- a CDS encoding ImmA/IrrE family metallo-endopeptidase codes for MTEATFTPATAAIRLTHWLDAAAAAGLQRFPIDVEQLALHVGKELKWPDPIFKVVAADIPSFEGGLFHVEDQGWALLYNRNMTSEGRIRFTQAHELGHYLVHRLAQHEFECSQADMVHWGPEMRSIEAEADDFASNLLMPMKQFRACTSTSDIDFDILSDASSKFGVSLTAAALRWIRSTEQCAVLILSRDGFMDWAISSDKARANGAFYRTKGRVVELPPGSLAADETIASNRSGDPISLNTWFKHAHRDAVAKEMKLVCENYGYTLTLLSLSNGDKVWEPKEWGNA; via the coding sequence ATGACCGAGGCGACTTTCACGCCCGCGACCGCCGCGATACGGCTCACGCATTGGCTTGACGCTGCTGCGGCAGCCGGCTTACAGCGGTTTCCTATCGATGTCGAGCAGCTTGCGCTTCATGTAGGCAAGGAGCTCAAGTGGCCAGATCCCATCTTCAAAGTCGTGGCGGCGGACATCCCGTCATTTGAAGGTGGCCTCTTTCACGTTGAGGATCAAGGCTGGGCGCTTCTGTACAACCGCAACATGACGTCTGAAGGACGGATTCGGTTCACCCAAGCCCATGAACTTGGGCACTACCTTGTCCACCGCCTTGCACAGCATGAATTTGAATGCTCTCAGGCAGACATGGTGCACTGGGGGCCCGAAATGAGGTCGATCGAAGCAGAGGCCGATGACTTCGCATCGAACCTGCTGATGCCCATGAAGCAGTTCCGTGCGTGCACTTCGACTTCGGATATTGACTTCGACATTCTTTCCGACGCCTCAAGCAAGTTCGGCGTGTCCTTGACCGCAGCCGCGCTGCGTTGGATACGCTCAACGGAACAATGCGCCGTCCTCATCTTGTCGAGGGATGGGTTCATGGATTGGGCGATCTCGTCCGACAAGGCCAGAGCCAATGGCGCGTTCTACAGAACCAAAGGCCGCGTAGTTGAGCTTCCTCCAGGGTCCCTCGCCGCGGATGAGACGATTGCGTCCAACCGCAGTGGTGACCCAATCAGTTTGAACACTTGGTTTAAGCACGCACATCGCGACGCCGTCGCCAAGGAAATGAAGCTCGTTTGTGAAAACTATGGTTACACGCTGACTCTATTGAGTTTGTCTAACGGTGACAAGGTATGGGAGCCCAAGGAGTGGGGCAATGCTTGA
- a CDS encoding SAVED domain-containing protein, giving the protein MSTPMVGGLTDDELAAALRARAAAGEPHVLVIANKFSARMLTAATASPAAWSDLGVGDIGPGALKALEAAAKQQQVQWIETSESDVGEVDHVASGPVIRAVPAQMRAWCKERDKITGTSGRHGEVDTATRFEVASLASWRCQFDGCGEDLRHHFVPGATGNYSYFAHIVASSADGPRGDKVKSPLLANAPSNIMLMCDKCHRLIDRVAPKRYSADYLNEMRQRNVDEVRRLLNTLRYPAAQMLVIGGNIEGQSFAFDERIAEEAMWLRQLRTGGVRAEWFARNGPHLGASNSDGYWLSLFQLLKNDRPRLAGLLDGTVYGGAPRPPLAVFPVHGTSVLVLSGRLIGDSSSAHIFQFHRDQVSGQRGGQWTWPEAEPVPANDKFKVQVHRHANGGEAEACLRINLTAAVPASDLPAHLFSDGKHEVPTIEITVDSPSHRVMGHPADLDLFGRAVDQALQKLQDEWRVSKVHLVLIAPVSACCRVGQKMQARHHAEFILYERKPCTTPGARGEFAKTIAISPTEVTLLSTGESLSIS; this is encoded by the coding sequence ATGAGCACACCGATGGTTGGAGGTTTGACCGATGACGAGTTGGCCGCGGCCTTGCGCGCCCGAGCGGCGGCGGGAGAGCCTCATGTCCTGGTGATTGCCAACAAATTCAGCGCCCGGATGCTCACAGCCGCGACTGCGTCGCCTGCTGCCTGGAGTGATCTGGGCGTTGGGGACATCGGTCCAGGTGCGCTGAAGGCGTTGGAGGCGGCTGCGAAGCAGCAGCAAGTCCAATGGATCGAGACCTCCGAATCGGATGTGGGTGAGGTGGACCACGTTGCGTCAGGCCCAGTCATTCGGGCTGTTCCCGCCCAGATGCGTGCTTGGTGCAAGGAGCGAGACAAGATCACAGGAACGTCCGGCCGCCATGGGGAGGTGGATACCGCAACGCGCTTTGAAGTTGCATCGCTGGCCAGCTGGCGGTGCCAGTTCGATGGTTGCGGAGAGGACCTGCGCCATCACTTTGTGCCAGGGGCCACGGGGAACTACAGCTACTTCGCGCACATCGTGGCCTCGTCGGCCGACGGTCCTCGTGGGGACAAGGTGAAGTCACCGCTTCTGGCGAATGCCCCGTCGAACATCATGCTGATGTGCGACAAATGCCACCGCCTGATCGACCGCGTAGCTCCGAAGCGATACAGCGCTGACTATCTCAACGAGATGCGTCAGCGCAACGTCGATGAAGTTCGTCGGCTGCTGAACACGCTTCGCTACCCGGCAGCCCAGATGCTGGTCATCGGCGGCAACATCGAAGGGCAGTCATTCGCTTTTGATGAGCGGATCGCGGAAGAGGCCATGTGGTTGCGTCAGCTGCGCACCGGAGGGGTACGTGCGGAATGGTTCGCGCGCAATGGTCCGCATCTCGGTGCATCGAACTCGGATGGCTACTGGCTGAGCCTGTTCCAACTGCTCAAGAATGACAGGCCGAGATTGGCGGGTCTGCTGGACGGGACGGTGTACGGTGGTGCGCCACGACCGCCGCTCGCGGTCTTTCCTGTGCATGGCACCTCGGTCTTGGTCCTGTCGGGGCGGCTCATCGGAGACTCCAGCAGTGCCCACATTTTCCAGTTTCATCGCGATCAAGTGAGCGGCCAACGCGGTGGACAGTGGACTTGGCCAGAGGCAGAGCCAGTACCAGCCAATGACAAATTCAAGGTTCAGGTTCACCGTCATGCCAACGGCGGTGAAGCCGAGGCATGCCTGCGGATCAATTTGACTGCAGCGGTCCCTGCGTCCGATTTGCCTGCACACTTGTTTTCCGATGGGAAACACGAAGTGCCGACGATTGAGATCACGGTTGACAGTCCGAGTCACCGTGTCATGGGGCACCCCGCCGATCTTGATCTGTTTGGACGCGCTGTCGACCAGGCGCTGCAGAAGCTCCAGGATGAATGGCGGGTGTCAAAAGTACATCTGGTGCTGATCGCGCCAGTGTCTGCTTGTTGCCGTGTTGGGCAAAAGATGCAAGCCCGTCACCACGCCGAGTTCATCCTGTACGAACGCAAGCCCTGCACTACGCCCGGTGCGCGCGGTGAGTTTGCCAAGACGATTGCGATTTCTCCCACCGAGGTGACCCTGCTGTCGACCGGCGAGTCCCTTTCCATCTCGTAA
- a CDS encoding site-specific integrase — protein sequence MDICTPTPSAAVSPLRQRMLDDMRMRQFAEHTQEGYIRAVRKLATFLGRSPHTATAEDLRRFQLHLVDTGSGPVTINATITGLKFFFDITLGRPELMLKMTHVAVPRKLPVILSPDEVGRLIAAAPNLKHQAAMSVAYGAGLRVSEVVSLKVGDIDGERMTLRVEQGKGRKDRYAMLSPVLLERLRAWWRLGHAQGKIRHGGWLFPGLDPTDHVTARQLNRAVHLAAATAGIDKRITPHGLRHAFATHLLEQRVDIRVIQVLLGHKRLDTTTLYAAVATDLLRRVVSPLDHTCAKPADEPAPEPAPQPPAL from the coding sequence ATGGACATTTGCACCCCGACCCCATCCGCGGCCGTCTCGCCGCTTCGCCAACGCATGCTCGACGACATGCGCATGCGCCAGTTCGCAGAGCACACGCAGGAGGGCTACATCCGCGCCGTGCGCAAGCTCGCCACCTTCCTGGGCCGCTCGCCGCACACCGCCACCGCCGAGGATCTGCGCCGCTTCCAGTTGCACCTGGTGGACACCGGCAGCGGCCCAGTCACCATCAACGCCACCATCACCGGGCTGAAGTTCTTCTTTGACATCACACTGGGCCGGCCCGAGCTCATGCTCAAGATGACGCACGTGGCCGTGCCGCGCAAGTTACCGGTGATCCTGAGCCCCGACGAAGTCGGCCGCCTGATCGCCGCCGCGCCCAACCTCAAGCACCAGGCCGCCATGTCGGTGGCCTATGGCGCGGGCCTGCGCGTCAGCGAGGTCGTCTCGCTCAAGGTCGGCGACATCGATGGTGAGCGCATGACCCTGCGCGTGGAGCAGGGCAAAGGCCGCAAGGATCGCTACGCCATGCTCAGCCCCGTGCTGCTGGAGCGGCTGCGCGCCTGGTGGAGGCTGGGCCATGCCCAGGGCAAGATCCGCCACGGTGGTTGGCTGTTCCCGGGCTTGGACCCCACCGACCACGTCACCGCGCGTCAGCTCAACCGCGCCGTGCACCTGGCCGCCGCCACGGCCGGCATCGACAAGCGCATTACGCCGCACGGCCTGCGCCATGCCTTTGCCACCCATCTGCTGGAGCAGAGGGTCGATATCCGCGTCATCCAGGTGCTGCTCGGGCACAAGCGTCTGGACACCACGACCCTGTATGCTGCCGTGGCCACCGACCTGCTGCGCCGGGTCGTCAGCCCGCTGGATCACACGTGCGCCAAGCCCGCAGACGAACCAGCGCCCGAACCTGCACCGCAGCCACCAGCCCTGTAG
- a CDS encoding LysR family transcriptional regulator produces MHLPLNALRAFEVSARHLSFTRAGLELHLTQAAVSQHVKNLEDRLGKKLFRRVPRGLALTDEGTALLPVLVESFERISSTLDQFNTAHKKEVLSVGVVGTFAVGWLLPRLRDFQTRHPFVDLRLFSNNNRVDLAGDGLDYAIRFGDGNWHGTEALRLFSAPLVPVCAPSIASRIHVPRDLMHTTLLRSYRVDEWSTWFQAVELKVPLLTGHVFDSSLALADAAAQGAGVALLPVRLFGRDLLGGRLVTLFDIEVETGSYWLTKLKARRETDGMKAFRGWVEQACREG; encoded by the coding sequence ATGCATCTGCCATTGAATGCTTTACGCGCCTTTGAAGTTTCGGCCAGGCATCTCAGCTTTACCCGTGCAGGGCTGGAGTTGCACCTGACACAGGCTGCGGTCAGTCAGCACGTCAAGAACTTGGAAGACCGGCTCGGCAAGAAGCTGTTCAGACGCGTCCCAAGAGGACTTGCCCTGACCGATGAAGGAACGGCTTTGTTGCCGGTGTTGGTCGAGTCTTTTGAACGCATAAGTTCAACACTGGACCAGTTCAACACAGCTCACAAGAAAGAAGTCCTGTCTGTTGGGGTGGTGGGCACGTTTGCGGTAGGGTGGCTGCTGCCCCGACTGCGTGATTTTCAAACAAGGCATCCGTTTGTGGACCTGCGACTGTTTTCCAACAACAATCGCGTGGATTTGGCTGGCGATGGTTTGGACTATGCAATTCGCTTCGGCGATGGCAACTGGCATGGCACCGAAGCATTGAGGCTTTTTTCAGCGCCGCTGGTGCCCGTCTGCGCACCCTCCATTGCAAGCAGGATCCACGTCCCGAGAGACTTGATGCATACGACTCTATTGCGTTCATACCGCGTGGATGAGTGGTCTACATGGTTTCAAGCCGTTGAGCTAAAGGTACCGCTTTTGACAGGTCATGTATTTGACTCTTCCTTGGCGCTGGCAGATGCAGCGGCGCAGGGGGCGGGCGTGGCGTTACTGCCAGTGCGCCTATTTGGCCGAGACTTACTGGGGGGGCGCCTGGTCACCCTGTTCGACATTGAGGTTGAAACAGGCAGCTACTGGCTGACAAAGCTCAAGGCGCGCAGAGAAACCGATGGAATGAAGGCTTTTCGTGGATGGGTGGAGCAAGCTTGTCGAGAGGGTTAA
- a CDS encoding helix-turn-helix domain-containing protein, whose protein sequence is MASKLGEKLRACRTSPKVNLTLEEAARRAGLSKSYLWELENRESQKPSAEKLQAIADVLGQDVSFFLDDTVDTPQESNKDKEFFRSYSKLEPEAKEKLRQILDVLKKS, encoded by the coding sequence ATGGCGTCAAAACTTGGCGAGAAACTTCGAGCGTGCCGGACTTCGCCGAAGGTGAACCTAACGCTTGAGGAGGCAGCCCGTAGAGCCGGGCTGAGCAAGAGCTACCTCTGGGAGCTGGAGAACCGTGAATCCCAGAAGCCGTCAGCAGAGAAGCTGCAGGCGATAGCGGACGTGCTTGGACAGGATGTGTCCTTCTTCCTGGACGACACGGTGGATACGCCGCAGGAATCCAACAAGGACAAGGAGTTCTTCCGCAGCTACTCCAAACTGGAACCTGAAGCTAAGGAAAAGCTACGGCAGATCCTGGACGTGCTGAAAAAGTCCTGA